The following proteins are co-located in the Deltaproteobacteria bacterium HGW-Deltaproteobacteria-2 genome:
- a CDS encoding B12-binding domain-containing radical SAM protein — protein MKKINALMIQPKTPQTFWSHDISLKAAGFKAVMPPLGLMTVAAMLPENYDVTLIDMNVSDLEIRDIEKSDMVFLTGMWIHRESFLKIVNMCHELGKTIVAGGPLVQSAYGRSVDYLESDKIDHLILYEAENNLSEFLCDYELGIAKKVYDNKEKPALDLTPSPRYDIINPYDYACMALQFSRGCPFNCEFCDIVQMFGRIPRTKSPGQFMREVEDLYDTGYRGRLFIVDDNFIANRKAVKEMLKLLADWQEEHDYPYLLFTEASIDLAKDDELLNLMRRSGFTSVFVGIESPDSATLSAINKNQNATCDMDKAIEKIQRAGIEVMGGFILGFDTDTDDVFDRQLAFIRRNGIPQSMVGLLAAMPNTDLFKRLEQEGRLIENDNPHSGDNVDTVLNFVPVMPAPQLVEGYKRVIAQTYAPKNYFARALKVISRLPDLKITDLYMAEPWKVKLADSKLTNHPHKRKLMVEFVKLLFSPFGAQALWFIIRASRFGLLALPTAIELAFRGRHYVSVAGRIAHAKPQPVTVSENKREYAPLLMKHLPSLGK, from the coding sequence ATGAAAAAAATAAATGCACTGATGATTCAGCCGAAGACTCCGCAAACGTTCTGGAGCCATGACATTTCGCTCAAAGCAGCCGGATTCAAAGCGGTGATGCCACCCCTGGGGCTGATGACCGTAGCGGCCATGCTTCCGGAAAATTATGACGTCACTTTAATCGACATGAATGTGAGCGATCTCGAAATACGCGACATTGAGAAAAGTGACATGGTTTTTCTCACGGGCATGTGGATACACCGGGAATCGTTTTTAAAGATCGTCAACATGTGCCATGAACTTGGGAAAACCATTGTTGCCGGAGGACCCCTTGTCCAATCAGCCTATGGCAGGTCGGTCGACTATCTGGAATCGGATAAGATCGATCATCTCATTCTTTATGAGGCCGAAAACAATCTTTCCGAGTTCCTGTGTGACTACGAATTGGGCATAGCTAAAAAAGTATACGACAACAAGGAAAAGCCCGCCCTGGACCTGACCCCGTCGCCGCGTTATGACATTATAAATCCGTACGACTACGCTTGCATGGCCCTTCAGTTCTCCCGCGGGTGTCCGTTCAACTGCGAATTCTGCGATATAGTCCAGATGTTCGGCCGCATTCCGCGCACCAAGTCTCCCGGGCAATTCATGCGGGAAGTTGAAGACCTGTACGACACCGGCTACCGCGGACGCCTGTTTATCGTGGACGACAATTTCATCGCCAACAGAAAGGCCGTTAAAGAAATGCTCAAGCTCCTGGCAGACTGGCAGGAAGAGCACGACTATCCGTATTTGCTGTTCACCGAAGCGAGCATCGATCTGGCAAAGGATGACGAGCTTCTGAATTTAATGAGGAGATCGGGATTCACGTCCGTATTTGTAGGCATCGAGTCGCCGGACAGCGCAACGCTAAGCGCCATCAATAAGAATCAAAATGCAACCTGCGACATGGATAAAGCTATCGAGAAGATACAACGCGCAGGTATAGAGGTAATGGGCGGTTTTATCCTGGGTTTCGATACCGATACAGATGACGTGTTTGATCGCCAGCTGGCATTTATCCGGCGCAATGGTATTCCGCAGAGCATGGTGGGACTGCTTGCCGCCATGCCGAACACCGACCTGTTCAAACGGCTGGAACAAGAAGGCCGGCTCATCGAAAACGACAACCCGCACAGCGGAGATAACGTCGATACCGTGCTCAACTTCGTACCCGTCATGCCGGCCCCGCAACTGGTTGAAGGCTATAAGCGGGTAATTGCTCAAACCTATGCGCCAAAAAACTATTTCGCCCGCGCGTTAAAAGTCATCAGCAGGTTACCGGATCTGAAAATAACGGATCTTTACATGGCAGAGCCGTGGAAAGTCAAATTGGCGGATTCAAAATTGACCAATCATCCACACAAGAGGAAGTTAATGGTTGAATTTGTAAAACTTCTCTTTTCTCCGTTCGGCGCTCAAGCTTTATGGTTTATTATCAGGGCATCGAGATTCGGATTGCTTGCCCTGCCCACTGCGATAGAACTGGCTTTCCGGGGACGCCATTATGTAAGTGTCGCCGGGAGAATCGCGCACGCGAAACCGCAGCCTGTAACGGTAAGCGAGAACAAACGCGAATACGCGCCGCTACTCATGAAGCACTTACCCAGCTTGGGTAAATAG